A region of Ammospiza nelsoni isolate bAmmNel1 chromosome 8, bAmmNel1.pri, whole genome shotgun sequence DNA encodes the following proteins:
- the STOX1 gene encoding storkhead-box protein 1, whose product MLVKNVQSAFSSACVTPMVTSPPVGLPPEASPAGAPKHSEGRLEFIFPNDKFTGCPLNSIQLHLEFSYAGKVNSTGAICLGAEEKTSSGVTRTLLGRSRDVSPALMNPLSQPGSVPLAQGICWTISGMNAEHVLVTQETLMEQLVKNYPGIAVPSHNALYNILGTLIKERKIYHTGEGYFIVTPSTYFITNGATEDNRRILLEDSCCCSSPSITDLVNIKPCTDLVKESIPRVACYRSCHCFPDQNQLCEQRQGQVRSHGSNAQGQRGCSELKSSAQTQCISTSAENHSWGTIRSLTSVKAKLKSKLFGLGFFWSSGSKQEKHKKEYSTFSGQFPPQEWPVRDEDDLDNIPRDIEHEIIKRINPTLTVDNLIKHTILMQKFEEQKKCSSEEKKYISNGALAEVPALRQNHLSKDHIQRAPSKTAKHTRKSRSKREKQMSRKSHRQKVTPQNVKLAESFSLPNKPQQPPAAAVQSQGIYKRQIKNPFQGLPWRARSFPARGHQGGASSQLQCQTHEGGRASHRPQPLASSGPSGCETERLGAESEAGKAKQNNPLHAHRSDLQIKTDSFSESGGYAQGSNVHIENRRRYFLDSNICEENVYKRTIKMKSHCSYTEDNGVCKEEARCPSHLKDEHCRCKADTVCELLDQTASDFQNVHLSNCTASVNLAPKNGGKYRAKTDKKSELLFDRSGSRELEREGFTANSHLPHQKGHDGDTCPLSHLHGNSEQLPPGHAWAGTGDWSTAVSLKASEVGTCPAQHHTAINKCGVGYEGSAGTAEGSREHPKPQRTEESWLCSPSKEAGTELPESGKGSAGAGSCSLQNLTCGVGEGAARCALGPGIRATHPAGQAEQLVKGACPGRPEQKHPEGTENHSTTGDSGIDSPR is encoded by the exons CTGGAGTTCATCTTCCCTAATGACAAATTCACCGGCTGCCCTCTTAACTCAATCCAG CTCCACCTGGAGTTCAGCTATGCGGGAAAAGTGAATAGCACAGGAGCTATTTGTTtgggagcagaagagaaaaCCAGCAGCGGTGTCACACGGACGCTGCTCGGACGGTCTC gtGATGTGAGCCCTGCTCTGATGAATCCTCTctcacagccaggctctgttCCTTTGGCACAAGGAATATGCTGGACCATATCAGGCATGAATGCAGAGCACGTGCTGGTCACTCAGGAAACTCTAATGGAGCAGTTAGTGAAAAATTACCCAG GCATTGCAGTGCCCTCCCACAATGCATTATATAATATCCTTGGCACTCtaattaaggaaagaaaaatctatcACACAGGAGAAGGATATTTCATTGTGACTCCCAGCACTTACTTCATCACAAATGGTGCCACAGAAGACAACAGAAGGATCCTATTGGAGGACAGCTGTTGCTGTTCATCCCCTTCCATCACTGACCTGGTAAACATTAAGCCCTGCACAGACCTAGTGAAAGAAAGCATTCCTAGGGTAGCCTGTTACAGATCCTGCCATTGCTTCCCTGACCAAAATCAGCTCTGTGAGCAAAGGCAAGGGCAGGTGAGGAGCCATGGATCTaatgcacagggacagagaggcTGCAGTGAATTGAAGTCTTCAGCTCAAACTCAATGCATCTCCACATCTGCTGAGAACCATTCCTGGGGCACCATCAGATCCCTGACGTCTgtgaaagcaaaactgaaaagcaaactGTTTGGCCTTGGCTTCTTCTGGAGCAGTGGTTCTAAGCAAGAAAAGCACAAGAAGGAGTACTCCACTTTCTCAGGCCAGTTTCCTCCCCAGGAGTGGCCAGTCAGGGATGAAGATGACTTGGACAACATTCCACGTGATATTGAACATGAAATCATCAAGCGAATTAACCCGACTCTTACTGTGGATAATTTGATTAAACACACAATATTAATGCAGAAGTTTGAGGAGCAGAAAAAATGTagcagtgaagagaaaaaatacatcAGTAATGGTGCCTTGGCTGAAGTGCCAGCACTCAGGCAAAACCACCTCTCAAAGGATCATATTCAAAGGGCACCAAgtaaaacagcaaaacacaccaggaaaagcagatccaagagggaaaagcagatgAGCAGGAAATCTCACAGACAGAAGGTAACACCCCAAAATGTGAAACTGGCAGAGAGCTTTTCCCTGCCCAACAAACCCCAGCAGccacctgctgcagcagtgcaatCCCAGGGGATCTACAAGAGGCAGATTAAGAACCCTTTCCAGGGCCTGCCATGGAGAGCTCGCAGCTTTCCTGCCAGGGGGCACCAGGGTggtgccagcagccagctccagTGCCAGACTCACGAGGGAGGAAGGGCTTCCCACAGGCCACAGCCCTTGGCCTCCTCAGGACCCTCTGGCTGTGAAACTGAAAGGCTGGGTGCAGAAAGTGAGGctggcaaagcaaagcaaaacaacccCCTCCATGCCCATAGGTCTGACCTTCAAATAAAAACAGACAGTTTCAGTGAAAGTGGTGGTTATGCACAAGGCAGTAATGTGCACATAGAGAACAGAAGGAGATACTTCCTGGACAGTAATATTTGTGAAGAAAATGTCTataaaagaacaataaaaatgaaatcccATTGCTCCTACACTGAAGATAATGGTGTGTGCAAAGAGGAAGCAAGATGTCCATCCCACCTGAAGGATGAGCACTGCAGATGCAAAGCAGACACTGTATGTGAGCTCTTGGATCAAACAGCCAGTGACTTTCAAAATGTCCATCTTTCAAATTGCACAGCCAGTGTTAACCTGGCCCCCAAAAATGGTGGGAAATACAGAGCAAAGACTGATAAAAAGAGTGAACTTCTATTTGACCGCTCTGGATCaagggagctggaaagggagGGGTTCACTGCTAACTCCCATCTTCCGCACCAAAAGGGGCACGATGGTGACACGTGTCCCTTGTCACACCTGCATGGCAATTCTGAGCAGCTGCCCCCTGGCCATGCCTGGGCAGGCACGGGAGACTGgagcacagctgtgtccctaAAAGCCTCTGAGGTTGGtacctgccctgcccagcaccacaCAGCCATAAATAAATGCGGTGTGGGATATGAGGGAAGCgctggcactgcagagggcTCCAGGGAGCACCCCAAGCCCCAGCGCACAGAGGAGAGctggctgtgcagccccagcaaggAGGCAGGAACTGAACTCCCCGAGAGTGGGAAGGGCTCAGCTGGGGcaggctcctgctctctgcagaacCTCACctgtggggtgggagagggagcagcacgCTGTGCTCTGGGCCCAGGGATCAGAGCGACACACCCTGCAGGACAAGCAGAGCAGCTTGTGAAGGGTGCCTGTCCTGGGAGGCCAGAACAGAAACACCCAGAGGGCACAGAAAACCACAGCACCACAGGGGACAGTGGCATTGACTCCCCAAGGTAA